CCTGGTCCCCCGTGCAGAAAAAGGAGAATTCCAGAACCTGGGCATAGAGGCCCTGTCCGTACTTTCCACAGGAGATTTTCACGGCAACCGCCGCAGCACCGTGGCCTCGGCCATCAACTTGGGCTCGCAACTCCGTGACCTGTTCGCAAAACTCCCCGAAAGCAAGGTCCGGGGCTACACCGCCGCAAAATTCGCCACCCACGCTCCCGGAGGCCGGTGCGAAAACTGCAAGGGCGAGGGCGTCATCTTTGACCCGGCCGGCTACGAGGAATCGGAATGCCCCGTATGCCTGGGCAGGCGTTTCAAGGACGAAATCCTGGAAGTCCGTTTCAAGAGCCTTTCCATCGCCGACATCTACGACCTGGAAATCGGAGAAGCCTACAAGCTGTTCACCAACCTGAAGCCCTTTGCCGACAAGCTGAAGCCTCTTGTGGATACAGGTCTGGACTACCTGAAGCTGGGGCAGACCACGGCCCACCTTTCAGGTGGGGAACGGGCAAGGCTTCGGCTCTCTATTGCCCTTGCCCGTGCGAAGGCGCTGGGCACGCTGTTCCTTTTTGACGAGCCTGCGCGTGGGCTGCACCAGGGCGACATCCGCCACCTGCTGGACCTGATTCGTGGGCTTACCGAGGCGGGCCACACCGTTATTGCCATCGAGCACGCCCAGGACTTCGTAAACGACGCCGACTACGTGCTGGAACTGAAACGGGGGTAAGATGTTCCGTCTTGTTGGATTTTTCCTTATTGCAGTTTTCATTTTCGCCTGTTCCGAAAGTGAATCTTCCGCAGATGCTCTAAAGGATTATTTCGACAATCTATCTTTTGCCGATTCGGAAAACGAATCTTCCTCTTCTTTTTCTGGTCTGAGTCCCGATTCCGTGGTTACCGGAGAATTCAAGGACGCTCGAGACAACAGGACCTACAAGACGGTTAAAATCGGAAACCAGACCTGGATGGCAGAGAACCTGAAATACTCCCTAGACTCGCTAGTCGAAAGTTGGTGCTATGAAGACGACAACTCCAACTGCGAAAAGTACGGGAGACTTTACAACTGGATGACCGCCATAGGTAAAAGCGACGAAGAATGCGGATACCAAAAGGCCTGTTCCCTCACCTACCCCGTACAGGGCATTTGCCCAAAGGGCTGGCACATTCCCAGCAAGGATGAATTGGCGACCCTAGTCGAGAATGCCGGAGGCCCATCCATTGCCGGAGCAAGGCTGAAGGCAAAAGAAGGTTGGGAACCAGCATGGAACGAATGTACTGGTACCGACGATTACCAATTCTCCGCCATGGCTAGCGGGTATTTGCGAGTGTATACCGATCACTATTACAATAAGGGATACCACACGGGAATTTGGTCTTCCACAGAGGTAGAGGACTTCCACCGGGCCGAGCAGTACCAGCACATCGATGTCTATATTCTCTTTTTAGATTATGACAAAGATACGGCTCAAGTTTCCGACACCAACCGGGACTTTGCCGAGTCCGTCCGATGCCTCAAGGACGATTCCGAAAAATAGCCATGTTCTCCGCAAGCTTGATTACATCCCCGCAAATCCAGGAATTCATCCAAGTCGCCATCAAGCGCAGGCTGGATGCATTGCAGGTTTCTACAGCCTTGAGCAAGGCGGGCTACAGCAACGAGGAAAGGTCCGCCATCATGGACTACATGGCCCTGCTGCCGAAAATTCAAGAAAAGTTCGGTTGTCTGCTCGCAAATGACAAGAACAGGTTCCTCCTGTGCGACAAGCTGGCCCTGGAACAGAGTACCGCCCAGGACATTGGCCGCTGGAAGGCGAACCTGTGGTCTGCAGGTAACGATGGCGATGGCAGCAAATCCGGTGCAAGTACCGTCCACGACCTCTGTTGCGGCATGGGAGGCGACAGTTTCTTTATACCAGCCTCCTTCAAGGTTGTCGGTGTCGATCTGGACGAAAACCGCATCGCCATGTACCGTCACAACATGGAAACCTGCGGTAAAAATGCAGAAGTTGTCTGCGCCGACGTGCGGGAGGTGGCAAAAATAAGGGAGATGCCCGCCTCCGCGGGCATGACAAATACAAAATTTTTCACCATCGATCCGGCTCGCCGGGCCCTAGAAGGCGAAAACCAGCGTGACCTACGGAACCTCACGCCCACCCTGGAAGAAGTGGTTGAAATCAGCAAGCATTACCAGGGCGGCATGGTCAAGCTACCTCCGGGATACCCACCCGCAGAAATTCCCGACGGCACGGAAATCCTGTATCTGGGCGGACATTCGGATTGCAGAGAATGCTTGGTGCTATTCGGGAGCCTTGCAAAGAATCCAGACACGGTCCGTGCCGTGATGGTCGGCAAGAACGGTAATGCCCTTGCCGAATGGAGCCGCCCACGGGAACGTTCTCTCGAAACTCTGGACGAAGACCTCCAAGAAAAGCTGGACCGAAACGATTCCCTAGAA
The sequence above is drawn from the Fibrobacter sp. genome and encodes:
- a CDS encoding fibrobacter succinogenes major paralogous domain-containing protein codes for the protein MFRLVGFFLIAVFIFACSESESSADALKDYFDNLSFADSENESSSSFSGLSPDSVVTGEFKDARDNRTYKTVKIGNQTWMAENLKYSLDSLVESWCYEDDNSNCEKYGRLYNWMTAIGKSDEECGYQKACSLTYPVQGICPKGWHIPSKDELATLVENAGGPSIAGARLKAKEGWEPAWNECTGTDDYQFSAMASGYLRVYTDHYYNKGYHTGIWSSTEVEDFHRAEQYQHIDVYILFLDYDKDTAQVSDTNRDFAESVRCLKDDSEK
- a CDS encoding methyltransferase domain-containing protein; protein product: MFSASLITSPQIQEFIQVAIKRRLDALQVSTALSKAGYSNEERSAIMDYMALLPKIQEKFGCLLANDKNRFLLCDKLALEQSTAQDIGRWKANLWSAGNDGDGSKSGASTVHDLCCGMGGDSFFIPASFKVVGVDLDENRIAMYRHNMETCGKNAEVVCADVREVAKIREMPASAGMTNTKFFTIDPARRALEGENQRDLRNLTPTLEEVVEISKHYQGGMVKLPPGYPPAEIPDGTEILYLGGHSDCRECLVLFGSLAKNPDTVRAVMVGKNGNALAEWSRPRERSLETLDEDLQEKLDRNDSLEGKDRTYRTSTSRSDLPIGDIATYIAEPAPVLIRSHLFNAAALSSDPQAHLISEGIAYVASDLPLPTPGFTCYEIVAHSEISTGAVRSMLKEHDIGKITLKLRGVKLDPDSEIKRLKPKGKKSAILFYTRAAGEKIALLGFTR